The following nucleotide sequence is from Gloeocapsa sp. PCC 73106.
AATATCCCCCTCTTTGTACTGTGCGTCTTGCCACTTTCATAAGGCAAATATCGAGTTCTCGTTCTGAAATAAACTCTGGTTGCCCTCTTAACCCTGCTTCCCATCTCTGATAACGAGTTTGGTCGCCCATTCTGGCATCAATGCTTTGGTTATACTTATCGACAATAAACCGAACAATAAGCTGTTCTAACTCTCTCAGGGTTAAGCTGGCTTCTTTTTCTGCTTCCTTGGGACGTTCTTGAACATTTGAACCCGTATAACCTGGTAAAGTGGAAAATAAGGATTGATTCAGAGTTTTAAAAGGACGTTCCACAATACCTCCCTCTGAAGGGCGATCGCGTAACTTATGAACAAACCCTAATTGCGCTCCAATTTCCGCTAAATGATTTGACCGAAAATCCTTACCCCCATCGGTATAAAAGTATTCAGGCGTTCCATAGGTTTCCCATTCACAATGGAGTTTATATTCATCGCCGTAACGCTTAGGTAAAATCCCATGACGTAAAGCTAAAGCTACTACTTGGGAACTTGGAGCATCAAAACCTAGATTAATCCCCATAATACAACGAGAATAACTATCAATTACGGTTGTTAACCAAGGGCGACCAATTAACTCTCCATGTCGATCTACCAATAAAACATCTGCACGGGTATGGTCACATTGCCAAACTTGGTTGCTGTAATTAATCTCAAGATCATCCCCCTCACGGGTTTTCACGGATAAAGTTGAACCTCGCCAACCTGAACTACGAATACTCTTTGTTTTTTGCTGTTTATCTTGAATAGGTTTGAGTACCCTCAAAATAGTTCGATAAGTAGGGGGTTGCTGATCGTTTATCTCTCTTGCTTTCACTTGGACTTTCAAGGCAACCTGTTTAGGAGTCATGCGTTTACTGCCTTTATTCCCTTGCTCGTAGGTTTTAACAATAAAATCTTGCCAAAACTCGTTGATTCGGTGTTTACCTTTATCTGCTCTATCTTTTGAAACCAGTGCAGCTAAACCTTGTTCTTGATACCGCTTAAACAGACGTTGTACAGTGCGAATCGAAACACCTAGTTTGTTTGCTCCTT
It contains:
- a CDS encoding Mu transposase C-terminal domain-containing protein; the protein is MNSFSDEQSEPVDLNADTNGMEVKNTIVSDLPETARAKMEVIQILLEPCDRQTYGERLREGANKLGVSIRTVQRLFKRYQEQGLAALVSKDRADKGKHRINEFWQDFIVKTYEQGNKGSKRMTPKQVALKVQVKAREINDQQPPTYRTILRVLKPIQDKQQKTKSIRSSGWRGSTLSVKTREGDDLEINYSNQVWQCDHTRADVLLVDRHGELIGRPWLTTVIDSYSRCIMGINLGFDAPSSQVVALALRHGILPKRYGDEYKLHCEWETYGTPEYFYTDGGKDFRSNHLAEIGAQLGFVHKLRDRPSEGGIVERPFKTLNQSLFSTLPGYTGSNVQERPKEAEKEASLTLRELEQLIVRFIVDKYNQSIDARMGDQTRYQRWEAGLRGQPEFISERELDICLMKVARRTVQRGGYLQFENVMYRGEYLEGYGGDTVILRYDPRDITTIWVYRQEKHQEVFLTRAHAQDLESEQLSVDEAKASAKKLREAGKTISNQSILQEVIEREALVEKKSRKQRQKTEQAYKQEKKSSRVETVEAVEPESETLTETEVDDIEVWDYEQLRDDYGW